A stretch of the Chiloscyllium plagiosum isolate BGI_BamShark_2017 chromosome 25, ASM401019v2, whole genome shotgun sequence genome encodes the following:
- the si:dkey-1k23.3 gene encoding heat shock protein beta-1 — translation MALSHPYFLSRWDALRSCYFPRRLFDQDFGLPPLSEEPLKDWMQWVENRLSLSPSDSTTPSPCPSPLQRPLFGGMSLIQQTSGNWKISLDVKHFTPEELQVKIQEGYLEISGNHKEKQDQHGFISRSFTRKYMLPSEVDTLSVTSSLTSDGILIVEAPLPNPAVQVPVEVTAPVNTEDKSAAEREVETEKVIEEETDQGKELEEDTELLEEQGKDTAQEVEPDKEEAEQEKVVLQE, via the exons ATGGCACTCTCGCATCCCTATTTCCTGAGTCGTTGGGATGCTCTGCGGAGCTGTTATTTCCCCAGGCGATTGTTTGATCAGGACTTTGGGCTCCCTCCTCTCTCCGAAGAACCACTGAAGGACTGGATGCAGTGGGTAGAGAATCGGCTCAGTTTGAGCCCCTCTGACAGCACCACGCCCAGCCCCTGCCCATCACCCTTGCAGAGGCCTCTGTTTGGGGGAATGTCTCTGATCCAGCAGACCTCGGGCAACTGGAAAATCAGCCTTGATGTAAAGCATTTCACCCCTGAGGAGCTCCAGGTGAAGATCCAGGAGGGTTATTTAGAGATTTCAG GAAACCACAAggaaaaacaagatcaacatggGTTTATTTCGAGAAGTTTTACCAGAAAGTACAT GCTTCCTTCTGAAGTGGACACCCTGTCTGTGACCTCATCTTTGACTTCGGATGGGATCCTAATTGTGGAAGCTCCACTGCCCAATCCTGCTGTCCAAGTTCCTGTGGAAGTAACAGCTCCTGTAAATACAGAGGACAAATCTGCAGCTGAGAGGGAAGTGGAGACGGAGAAGGTGATAGAGGAGGAGACAGACCAAGGGAAGGAGCTGGAGGAAGACACGGAGCTTCTAGAGGAACAGGGCAAGGATACAGCGCAAGAGGTGGAGCCAGATAAAGAGGAGGCAGAGCAAGAGAAAGTGGTACTGCAAGAATAA